The following are encoded in a window of Congzhengia minquanensis genomic DNA:
- the purM gene encoding phosphoribosylformylglycinamidine cyclo-ligase produces MNTKSQSESYKAAGVDITAGYRAVELMKNHIARTMTADAMSDIGGFGGLFSLDLSGIKNPVLVSGTDGVGTKLKMAFLQDKHNTVGIDCVAMCVNDIICCGAKPLFFLDYIACGKNYPEKIAQIVEGVAEGCVQSGCALIGGETAEMPGFYPEDEYDLAGFSVGVVDKEKILNNKTIKEGDVIIALPSSGVHSNGFSLVRRIFDVENNDLTKPLPELGGKSLDEALLTPTKIYVKPMTALFEKITVKAVSHITGGGFYENIPRSIPKGFGAKIEKSAIRILPIFDLLAKTGNVPERDMFNTYNMGVGMSVVVSNDDADCALKILKENGEDAYIIGEIVASDESVTIC; encoded by the coding sequence ATGAACACAAAAAGTCAGAGTGAAAGCTACAAGGCTGCCGGCGTGGACATCACGGCTGGATACAGAGCGGTTGAGCTCATGAAAAACCATATAGCAAGAACGATGACCGCCGACGCAATGTCTGACATTGGCGGTTTTGGAGGGCTTTTTTCATTGGACCTTTCCGGGATAAAAAATCCCGTTTTGGTCAGCGGCACGGACGGAGTGGGAACCAAACTGAAAATGGCCTTTTTGCAGGACAAGCATAACACCGTAGGAATTGACTGCGTGGCAATGTGTGTAAACGACATTATTTGCTGCGGCGCAAAACCTCTGTTTTTCTTAGATTATATTGCCTGCGGCAAAAATTATCCTGAAAAAATCGCACAGATTGTGGAGGGCGTAGCAGAGGGCTGCGTTCAGTCCGGCTGTGCGTTAATCGGCGGCGAAACTGCCGAAATGCCCGGATTTTATCCGGAAGATGAGTATGATTTGGCAGGATTTTCTGTGGGCGTTGTAGACAAAGAGAAAATTTTAAACAACAAAACCATAAAAGAGGGCGATGTGATCATTGCTCTGCCGTCCTCCGGCGTACATTCAAACGGATTTTCGCTGGTGCGCCGCATTTTTGACGTGGAAAACAACGACTTAACTAAGCCATTACCGGAACTGGGCGGGAAATCTTTGGATGAGGCCCTGCTTACGCCTACAAAAATTTATGTAAAACCCATGACGGCGCTGTTTGAGAAAATTACGGTAAAAGCGGTTTCCCACATTACCGGCGGCGGATTTTATGAGAATATTCCGAGAAGTATTCCAAAAGGCTTCGGCGCAAAAATTGAAAAAAGCGCAATTCGCATTCTGCCGATTTTTGACCTGTTGGCCAAAACAGGAAACGTTCCAGAGCGGGATATGTTTAACACCTATAATATGGGTGTTGGCATGAGTGTTGTAGTTTCTAACGATGACGCTGATTGTGCGCTTAAAATTTTAAAGGAGAACGGTGAGGACGCTTACATCATCGGAGAGATTGTAGCATCCGACGAAAGTGTGACCATATGCTAA
- the purF gene encoding amidophosphoribosyltransferase, translating into MGKLHEECGVFGIFAPDRQDVASTCYYGLFALQHRGQESCGIVVNDDGLFHSYKDLGLVNDVFTKPVIEKLGLGNAALGHVRYGTTGTNDRLNSQPIVVNHVKGRMALAHNGNLVNSYELRHDLELEGSIFHTTSDTEVISYIVTKERLTAPSIEEAVNRAMCKIKGAYSLVVMSPSKMIAARDEFGFHPLCYGKTEDGSFVVASETCALDSVGAELIRDIEPGEIVVFSKDGVKSLKDHCGKSPKRSCIFEYIYFARPDSVIDGVSVHGARLKAGHCLALSHPADADIVIGVPDSGIDAAIGYSQQSGIPYGIGLIKNKYIGRTFIAPGQSAREDLVRIKLNVISKNIKGKRVVLVDDSIVRGTTCARIIKLIREAGATEVHMRVSAPPFLNPCFYGTDIPSRDSLIACNHTVEEIAEIIGVDSLGFLETEHLPLLIGSKLGEGYCSACFDANYPTEMPCSTCKDKFETKISESKKK; encoded by the coding sequence ATGGGAAAGCTTCATGAAGAATGCGGAGTATTTGGAATTTTTGCACCGGACAGGCAAGACGTTGCCTCCACCTGTTACTACGGGCTGTTTGCCCTGCAGCACAGGGGGCAGGAAAGCTGCGGCATTGTAGTGAACGACGACGGTCTGTTTCATTCCTATAAGGATTTAGGCCTGGTGAACGACGTGTTTACCAAGCCGGTGATTGAGAAGCTGGGCCTGGGCAACGCGGCCTTGGGCCATGTTCGCTACGGCACCACGGGAACCAACGACAGATTAAACTCCCAGCCCATTGTGGTGAACCATGTGAAGGGCAGAATGGCGCTGGCACACAACGGAAACTTAGTGAATTCTTATGAGCTCAGGCATGATTTAGAGCTGGAGGGTTCCATTTTTCACACCACCAGCGACACCGAAGTGATTTCTTATATTGTCACAAAAGAACGTCTCACTGCACCGTCGATTGAAGAAGCGGTGAACCGTGCAATGTGCAAAATTAAGGGTGCATACTCTTTGGTTGTGATGTCGCCTTCTAAAATGATTGCGGCCCGGGACGAATTTGGCTTTCATCCGCTTTGCTACGGCAAAACTGAGGACGGAAGCTTTGTTGTTGCTTCGGAAACCTGCGCGCTGGATTCTGTGGGCGCGGAACTGATTCGCGACATTGAGCCCGGTGAAATTGTTGTTTTTTCGAAAGACGGCGTGAAAAGCTTAAAAGACCACTGCGGGAAAAGCCCCAAGCGGTCCTGCATTTTTGAATATATTTACTTTGCACGGCCAGACTCTGTTATCGACGGCGTGAGCGTGCATGGCGCGCGGCTTAAGGCCGGCCACTGCTTGGCGCTTTCACACCCTGCGGACGCAGACATTGTAATTGGCGTGCCGGATTCGGGCATTGACGCGGCCATTGGCTATTCGCAACAGTCTGGAATTCCCTATGGCATTGGACTGATTAAAAATAAATATATCGGAAGAACATTTATTGCGCCCGGACAGTCTGCCCGGGAGGATTTGGTGCGGATTAAATTAAACGTGATTTCAAAAAACATTAAGGGAAAACGGGTTGTCTTGGTGGACGACTCCATCGTGCGCGGCACTACCTGTGCAAGAATTATTAAACTGATTCGCGAAGCCGGCGCAACAGAGGTGCATATGCGGGTTTCGGCGCCGCCGTTTTTAAACCCCTGCTTTTATGGAACAGACATTCCCTCCAGGGATTCGCTGATTGCCTGCAATCACACCGTTGAAGAAATTGCAGAAATTATTGGCGTGGACAGTCTGGGATTTTTAGAAACGGAGCATTTACCGCTTTTAATCGGCTCAAAGCTTGGCGAGGGCTATTGCAGCGCATGCTTCGACGCAAACTATCCCACAGAAATGCCCTGTTCTACCTGCAAGGACAAGTTTGAAACTAAAATCAGCGAAAGCAAAAAGAAATAA
- the purC gene encoding phosphoribosylaminoimidazolesuccinocarboxamide synthase, producing MEKTVQMYEGKAKKVFATDDKRFCIVSYKDDATAFNGQKKGTIMGKGAINNRVTNHLMKLLEKNGIPTHFVEELSDRETVVKKVSIVPLEVIVRNIAAGSLAKRLGLEEGTKMKRTVLEYCYKDDELGDPMVNEYHILAMEYATKEELDLIAQYSLKVNQVLTDYLKDANIELIDFKLEFGKTEDGTIVLADEISPDTCRFWDSVSGEKLDKDRFRRDLGGVEDAYNEILKRLLGE from the coding sequence ATGGAAAAAACAGTTCAGATGTATGAAGGAAAGGCAAAAAAAGTATTTGCAACAGATGACAAACGGTTCTGCATCGTATCTTACAAAGACGACGCCACCGCTTTTAACGGCCAGAAAAAAGGCACAATTATGGGAAAGGGCGCCATTAACAACCGCGTAACAAACCATTTGATGAAGCTTTTGGAGAAAAACGGAATTCCCACTCATTTTGTGGAGGAATTGTCTGACCGCGAAACCGTGGTGAAAAAGGTTTCTATTGTTCCGCTGGAGGTTATTGTAAGAAACATTGCAGCAGGTTCGCTGGCGAAGCGTTTAGGGCTTGAAGAAGGCACAAAAATGAAACGCACGGTTTTAGAATATTGTTATAAAGACGATGAGCTGGGCGACCCCATGGTGAACGAATATCACATTTTAGCAATGGAATATGCCACAAAAGAAGAACTGGACTTAATTGCGCAGTATTCATTAAAAGTGAACCAGGTTTTAACCGACTATTTAAAAGACGCAAACATTGAACTGATTGACTTTAAACTGGAATTTGGCAAAACAGAAGACGGCACAATCGTGCTGGCTGACGAAATTTCGCCTGATACCTGCCGGTTCTGGGATTCTGTCAGCGGGGAGAAGCTGGACAAGGACCGTTTCAGAAGAGATTTAGGCGGCGTGGAAGACGCTTACAACGAAATTTTAAAACGCCTTTTGGGTGAGTAA
- the purE gene encoding 5-(carboxyamino)imidazole ribonucleotide mutase, whose product MKKVAVIMGSDSDLPVVSKAIDTLKNFGVPFEVHVFSAHRTPVEARDFSLSAREKGFGAIIAAAGKAAHLAGAIAANTTLPVIGIPVKSSTLDGLDALLSTVQMPGGIPVATVAIDGAQNAALLAVQILSVEDKALADKLLKSREENAKKVLEKNAAIEKEYQN is encoded by the coding sequence ATGAAAAAAGTTGCAGTGATTATGGGCAGCGACAGCGATTTGCCCGTGGTGTCTAAGGCGATAGACACGTTAAAAAATTTTGGCGTACCCTTTGAAGTGCATGTGTTTTCTGCACACAGAACCCCGGTAGAGGCAAGAGATTTTTCCCTTTCTGCAAGAGAGAAAGGTTTTGGTGCAATCATTGCCGCAGCAGGAAAGGCGGCGCACCTGGCAGGCGCAATTGCTGCAAATACGACGCTTCCGGTTATTGGAATTCCGGTAAAATCTTCAACTTTAGACGGACTTGACGCCCTGCTTTCCACCGTCCAGATGCCCGGCGGAATTCCGGTTGCCACCGTTGCCATTGACGGCGCACAGAACGCGGCGCTTTTGGCCGTTCAAATTTTAAGCGTTGAAGACAAAGCCCTTGCGGACAAGCTTTTAAAAAGCCGTGAGGAAAATGCAAAAAAGGTTTTAGAGAAAAATGCGGCCATCGAAAAAGAATATCAAAACTAA
- a CDS encoding sugar phosphate isomerase/epimerase family protein: MIGMRAHDLEYGDIEVLSEKLAQFDKHTIQLALFKSITNLGLKDGAFSPGLARKIKQALDKNNISISVLGCYINPVCPDKQERQVQVNRFKEHIKYAKFLGADMIGTETGSVNLDGSFHEKNRSEENYQDFLSVMRELAEYARDLGVCIGIEAVSIFTIHSPQTMERMLDDLNMPNIFVIFDPVNYLDDSNYKNQREIFQTAFDLYGDRIAVVHLKDFTVENGALKYALPTEGELDYAFLAKLLNDKKPYIPLLLEEVKEKDLNRITERIKEVFGR, from the coding sequence ATGATAGGAATGAGAGCACACGATTTAGAATATGGCGACATTGAGGTGTTGTCGGAGAAGCTTGCGCAGTTTGACAAGCACACCATTCAGCTTGCGCTGTTTAAATCGATTACGAATTTAGGCTTAAAAGACGGGGCGTTCTCGCCGGGCTTAGCACGAAAAATTAAGCAGGCGCTGGATAAAAATAACATCAGCATATCCGTTTTGGGGTGTTACATTAATCCGGTTTGCCCGGACAAACAAGAGCGGCAGGTTCAGGTAAACCGGTTTAAAGAGCACATAAAATATGCAAAGTTTTTGGGTGCAGACATGATAGGAACGGAAACCGGCTCTGTAAATTTAGACGGAAGCTTTCACGAAAAAAACCGTTCGGAGGAGAACTATCAGGATTTTCTGTCTGTTATGCGGGAACTGGCAGAATATGCCCGGGATTTGGGCGTGTGTATTGGAATTGAGGCGGTGAGCATCTTTACCATTCATTCGCCGCAAACCATGGAGCGCATGTTAGACGACCTTAATATGCCCAATATCTTTGTCATTTTTGACCCGGTAAATTATTTAGATGATTCCAATTACAAAAATCAGCGGGAAATTTTTCAAACGGCTTTTGACCTCTATGGCGACCGCATTGCGGTGGTGCATTTAAAGGATTTTACGGTGGAAAACGGCGCTTTAAAATATGCCCTGCCTACAGAAGGCGAGCTGGACTATGCATTTTTAGCAAAATTATTAAATGATAAAAAGCCGTACATTCCGTTGCTGTTAGAGGAAGTGAAGGAAAAGGATTTAAACCGGATTACAGAGAGGATAAAGGAAGTTTTCGGAAGATAG
- a CDS encoding sigma factor-like helix-turn-helix DNA-binding protein, with amino-acid sequence MKRKQSRWEGVANEILMTVRAGKKLKQEISLNECLGHDTDGNEVTFMDILPSDDEEIADRVGTDLDIRKLCAYMDKCLTPREQEIIIKRYGLGERAYTQQEIARKMKISRSYVSRIEKKALGALAKCFDECK; translated from the coding sequence ATGAAGCGGAAACAGAGCCGTTGGGAGGGGGTAGCAAATGAAATCTTAATGACGGTGCGGGCTGGGAAAAAGCTGAAGCAGGAAATCTCGCTGAATGAATGTTTGGGCCACGACACAGACGGCAACGAAGTGACGTTTATGGACATTTTACCCTCTGACGACGAAGAAATTGCAGACCGTGTCGGCACCGATCTTGACATTAGAAAGCTGTGCGCTTACATGGATAAATGCCTTACGCCCCGGGAACAGGAAATTATTATTAAGCGGTATGGACTAGGGGAACGGGCATATACCCAGCAGGAGATTGCGAGAAAGATGAAAATATCCAGGTCTTATGTGTCCAGAATTGAAAAAAAGGCGCTGGGCGCTTTGGCAAAATGTTTTGACGAATGTAAATGA
- a CDS encoding recombinase family protein, which translates to MKEQKSPAIAIYSRKSRFTGKGESIENQIELCKKYIDVNYPDTPEDSILIYEDEGFSGGNTERPQFKKMMEDARKKKFSVIICYRLDRISRNIGDFAKLIDEFSDLEISFESIKEKFDTESSLGRAMMYIASVFSQLERETIAERIRDNMHELAKTGRWLGGNTPTGYKSTQVQKITVDGKKRSAYKLDIVQDEMELVKTIYSRFLEMNSLTKVETYLIQNHLKTKMGKDFTRFSIKAILQNPVYMIADKDAWKYYEDLGVELYADKAEFDGKHGIMAYNKTVQKAGKANQFRDMDEWIIAVGKHKGVISGKEWVMVQNYLGQNASKAYRKPKSNMALLSGLLRCGHCGSYMRPKVYNTDYAEGEKRYSYLCEMKEKSRMQECDMKNPNGNVLDRAICEEVKKLSENSSEFVKQLEEAKKSITANTSEYDKRMENLKATLSDNEKEIKALVSKLAETEGTAANGYITDQINELHEKNKFIKKSMEELESLTKENVLSDEEFDILRELLASFASSFDTMTVEQKRMALRNFIKKIVWDGENVHVYLFGANEDEIELPNEAETEPLGGGSK; encoded by the coding sequence ATGAAAGAGCAAAAAAGTCCTGCAATCGCCATATACTCCCGGAAATCCAGATTTACAGGCAAGGGCGAAAGCATTGAAAACCAGATAGAACTGTGTAAGAAGTACATAGACGTCAACTACCCTGATACTCCAGAGGACAGCATATTGATTTATGAGGACGAGGGATTTTCCGGCGGAAACACCGAACGTCCCCAATTCAAAAAGATGATGGAGGACGCAAGGAAAAAGAAATTCAGCGTTATCATCTGTTATCGGTTGGACCGTATCAGCCGTAATATCGGGGATTTTGCAAAACTGATTGACGAGTTCAGTGATTTGGAAATCTCATTTGAGTCCATCAAGGAAAAATTTGATACGGAGTCCTCTCTCGGCCGTGCTATGATGTATATTGCTTCGGTGTTCTCCCAGTTGGAGCGGGAAACCATAGCGGAACGTATCCGGGACAATATGCACGAGCTGGCAAAGACGGGACGGTGGCTGGGCGGCAACACGCCAACGGGCTACAAATCCACCCAGGTACAAAAGATAACGGTTGACGGCAAGAAGCGAAGTGCCTACAAGTTAGACATTGTGCAGGACGAAATGGAGCTTGTGAAGACGATTTACAGCCGTTTCCTCGAAATGAACAGTCTGACGAAGGTGGAAACCTATCTGATACAAAACCATCTCAAAACAAAGATGGGAAAGGATTTCACCCGGTTTTCCATCAAAGCGATACTGCAAAACCCCGTCTACATGATAGCGGATAAGGACGCATGGAAATACTATGAGGATTTAGGTGTGGAGTTGTACGCCGATAAAGCGGAATTTGACGGCAAACATGGAATCATGGCCTACAACAAAACTGTCCAGAAAGCGGGCAAAGCCAATCAGTTCCGGGATATGGACGAATGGATTATCGCGGTTGGAAAGCACAAAGGCGTGATTTCGGGAAAGGAGTGGGTAATGGTGCAAAATTACTTAGGACAAAATGCTTCAAAAGCGTATCGGAAGCCAAAAAGCAATATGGCGCTGCTGTCGGGATTGCTCCGGTGCGGACATTGCGGGAGCTATATGCGTCCGAAGGTGTATAATACCGACTATGCCGAAGGCGAAAAACGGTATTCCTATCTGTGTGAGATGAAAGAGAAAAGCCGGATGCAGGAATGTGATATGAAAAATCCCAACGGGAATGTGCTTGACCGGGCAATCTGTGAGGAAGTCAAGAAATTGTCTGAAAACAGTTCAGAATTTGTGAAGCAGTTGGAGGAAGCGAAAAAGTCCATCACAGCCAACACAAGTGAATATGATAAACGAATGGAAAATCTCAAAGCAACTCTGTCTGACAATGAAAAAGAAATCAAAGCCCTTGTTTCCAAATTGGCAGAAACGGAAGGCACAGCCGCAAACGGATACATTACCGACCAAATCAACGAACTGCACGAAAAGAACAAATTCATTAAAAAGAGCATGGAAGAATTGGAAAGCCTCACGAAAGAAAATGTATTGTCCGATGAAGAATTTGATATATTGCGGGAATTGCTGGCCTCGTTTGCCTCCTCCTTCGATACCATGACGGTAGAGCAAAAGCGCATGGCCCTGCGGAATTTTATCAAGAAAATCGTGTGGGACGGGGAAAACGTCCATGTCTATCTGTTCGGTGCAAATGAAGATGAAATCGAACTCCCCAATGAAGCGGAAACAGAGCCGTTGGGAGGGGGTAGCAAATGA
- a CDS encoding helix-turn-helix domain-containing protein, whose product MSKGLFLLADKIKSMREQLGITQAELARKLGLTRSSINGWEMGLSVPSTQYIVELAKLFHISTDYLLGMEQGAVLNIDNLTEKEVSVLIDLVACFNANREIHKDC is encoded by the coding sequence ATGTCGAAAGGTTTATTTTTATTAGCGGATAAAATAAAATCCATGCGAGAACAGTTGGGGATTACACAGGCAGAACTTGCCCGAAAATTAGGGTTGACCCGCTCCAGTATCAACGGCTGGGAAATGGGCTTGTCTGTTCCGTCAACACAATACATTGTTGAGCTTGCAAAACTATTCCATATCTCAACTGATTATTTACTGGGGATGGAGCAAGGAGCTGTATTGAATATAGATAATTTAACAGAAAAAGAGGTATCTGTATTGATTGACCTTGTAGCCTGCTTCAACGCTAACCGGGAAATACACAAAGACTGTTAG
- a CDS encoding HEPN domain-containing protein, with the protein METKRDLSQYRLEQAEQCLKSAKILLDSNDYKGAANRSYYCVFHCMRSILALEGTDFKKHSGLIAYFRKEYIKTGKLNVALSDIITDVFQIRTESDYDDYYVVNKADVEEQIKNAEYFIQQTKEYLEGLT; encoded by the coding sequence ATGGAAACTAAGAGGGATTTGTCCCAATATCGTTTGGAACAAGCGGAACAATGCCTAAAATCTGCAAAGATATTATTGGATAGCAATGACTATAAAGGAGCTGCGAACCGTTCCTACTATTGTGTGTTCCATTGCATGAGGAGTATTCTTGCGTTAGAGGGGACGGATTTCAAAAAACATTCCGGGTTGATTGCCTATTTCCGGAAAGAATACATTAAGACCGGAAAATTAAATGTAGCCTTGTCAGATATTATCACAGATGTGTTCCAGATACGGACAGAGAGTGATTATGACGATTACTATGTTGTAAACAAGGCTGATGTAGAAGAACAAATAAAAAATGCTGAATATTTTATACAGCAAACAAAGGAGTATTTGGAGGGTTTAACGTGA
- a CDS encoding nucleotidyltransferase domain-containing protein, translating into MCTQLQLNQITSEVKQNIQNMLGSRLHKIILYGSYARGDYDNESDIDMMVLADVPAGEIGTYRKQVNRVASKIGLEHDIMITIALKDKQFFENHQEILPFYRNVANEGVSIYGN; encoded by the coding sequence ATGTGCACACAGTTACAGTTGAATCAGATTACTTCGGAAGTGAAACAGAATATACAGAATATGCTGGGGAGCAGACTTCACAAGATTATCTTGTATGGCTCCTACGCCCGTGGGGACTATGACAATGAATCGGATATTGATATGATGGTACTGGCGGATGTACCTGCCGGTGAGATTGGCACATATCGGAAGCAGGTTAACCGTGTTGCGAGCAAAATCGGACTTGAGCACGATATTATGATTACGATTGCATTGAAAGATAAGCAATTCTTTGAGAATCATCAAGAAATACTGCCCTTTTACCGCAATGTAGCAAACGAGGGGGTGTCCATCTATGGAAACTAA
- a CDS encoding rolling circle replication-associated protein: MHVYDERTFIERGELVELHSKTPATVYINGNIVEIVTKRSDSNKLMFCRRQSRSQYFNSKTGECLTYKPYDKRIDSTDGIRKSLTTLRRIINLNFCGDDSELFLTLTYSDFMNDTIELYEDFNRFKTALRYYYSFEYVCIAEPQDTGSWHLHILLKQPDGKPLYIPKSLLDKLWPHGFTYVKRLPFVDNFGAYFYARLANADTLNPVDDGPVTKSEVKGSRLRFYPAHFRIYRCSRGIQRPKPVKMKYCEARKLVHDYEEVVGYSKKIIHQDISGEQTVLNVINYEQYKKPRC; encoded by the coding sequence ATGCATGTTTATGATGAGAGAACTTTTATAGAAAGAGGGGAATTGGTAGAGCTTCACAGCAAGACACCAGCAACGGTTTATATCAATGGAAATATAGTGGAAATCGTAACGAAACGCTCTGATTCCAACAAATTGATGTTTTGCCGTAGACAGTCGAGAAGTCAATACTTCAACTCTAAGACAGGGGAATGCCTCACCTACAAACCGTATGACAAGCGGATTGATTCCACGGATGGTATTAGAAAATCTCTAACAACACTTAGACGGATTATCAACCTCAACTTCTGCGGGGATGACTCAGAACTATTCCTAACGCTCACCTATTCAGATTTTATGAATGATACCATTGAGCTATATGAGGATTTCAACCGTTTCAAAACCGCCTTACGTTATTACTATTCCTTTGAATATGTCTGTATTGCTGAGCCGCAGGACACCGGCTCATGGCATTTGCATATTCTGCTGAAACAACCGGACGGGAAGCCCCTCTATATTCCGAAATCCCTTCTGGACAAATTATGGCCTCATGGCTTTACCTATGTCAAACGGCTTCCCTTTGTTGATAACTTTGGTGCTTACTTCTATGCCCGGCTTGCAAATGCTGATACCCTAAATCCCGTTGATGATGGCCCAGTAACGAAAAGCGAGGTCAAGGGGAGCAGGCTGCGCTTCTATCCTGCCCATTTCAGAATTTACCGTTGTTCCAGAGGGATTCAACGTCCGAAGCCTGTCAAAATGAAGTATTGCGAGGCTCGGAAGCTGGTACATGACTATGAGGAAGTGGTTGGATATTCCAAGAAAATCATCCATCAGGACATTTCCGGCGAACAAACCGTCCTAAATGTCATCAATTATGAACAGTACAAAAAACCGAGATGTTAG
- a CDS encoding ATP-dependent nuclease gives MILSTEIKNIKNIKSASLELPFEKGLFALVGENGCGKSTIMLALSLIVKTSSSHMLMSNDISPDSYINIALENKKDEWTPNKAGKLSTGKYNERNQLMTSVHYHGFYEGSIFYGSRFHDYNKIDDFVAKDNFQEVLVKADDFVSETLGYILHNDKSYYNGLMKIKSREIAKREGFNGIPYFVKTEDNIISQYKMSSGESMLISLIDFINNLVIKATYSKLFFLIDEVELALHPSAIDRLVLFLENLIKENDTELIIYFSTHSAELIHRISPKNIFLIENNNGVVDIINPCYPNYAIRNLYIPNGFDFLLLVEDELSKCLVEKVLRQNNLYASKLCCVLAAGGCNQMIKLHHDMVTYNTLGVGKKIISIYDGDVKELICKKEEYKDLPKCFLPIKSIEKYLFNKCVVNEDSKFIKLLGDKYFNQRSLRDIIYDYKNDERTRKGKSDGKGFYKVILANLSKSGIKEDDFVKYLCEDIYEYEDMTSFVKSLEALLL, from the coding sequence ATGATATTATCTACTGAAATTAAGAATATTAAAAATATTAAGTCTGCATCGCTTGAATTACCTTTTGAAAAAGGTCTATTTGCACTTGTTGGAGAAAATGGTTGCGGAAAAAGTACAATAATGTTAGCATTATCTCTTATTGTAAAAACATCATCATCACATATGTTGATGTCAAATGACATATCGCCTGATTCATATATTAATATTGCTTTGGAAAACAAAAAAGATGAGTGGACCCCCAATAAAGCCGGAAAACTATCAACAGGAAAATATAATGAACGAAATCAATTGATGACTAGTGTTCATTATCATGGATTTTATGAAGGAAGTATATTTTATGGAAGTCGTTTTCATGATTATAACAAAATAGATGATTTTGTAGCTAAAGATAATTTCCAAGAAGTTCTTGTCAAAGCGGACGATTTTGTTTCCGAAACACTAGGATACATTCTTCACAATGACAAATCATACTATAATGGATTAATGAAAATAAAATCGCGAGAGATTGCTAAAAGAGAGGGTTTTAATGGAATACCTTATTTTGTAAAAACTGAAGATAATATAATTAGTCAATATAAAATGAGTAGCGGTGAAAGTATGCTAATCTCATTAATTGATTTTATTAATAACCTTGTAATCAAAGCCACATATTCTAAATTATTTTTTCTCATAGATGAGGTTGAATTGGCTCTACATCCAAGTGCTATTGATAGATTAGTGTTATTTTTGGAAAATTTAATTAAGGAGAATGATACTGAGTTAATTATTTATTTTTCAACACATTCAGCAGAATTAATTCATAGAATATCCCCCAAAAATATTTTTCTTATTGAAAACAATAATGGGGTAGTAGATATAATAAATCCATGTTACCCCAACTATGCCATTAGAAATCTATACATTCCAAATGGATTTGATTTTCTTTTGCTAGTTGAGGATGAATTATCAAAGTGCTTAGTAGAAAAAGTATTGCGCCAAAATAACTTGTATGCCAGCAAATTATGTTGTGTATTGGCGGCAGGTGGTTGCAACCAAATGATAAAGTTACATCATGACATGGTGACATATAATACGTTAGGTGTTGGAAAGAAGATAATTAGCATATATGACGGAGATGTAAAGGAATTAATATGTAAAAAAGAGGAATACAAGGATTTACCGAAATGTTTTTTACCAATTAAGAGTATAGAGAAATATTTATTTAATAAATGTGTAGTAAATGAAGATTCAAAATTTATTAAACTATTAGGAGATAAGTATTTTAATCAACGAAGCCTTAGAGACATAATTTATGATTATAAAAATGATGAACGAACAAGAAAAGGCAAAAGTGATGGAAAGGGATTTTATAAAGTCATCTTAGCCAATTTATCTAAGTCTGGGATAAAAGAAGACGATTTTGTGAAATATTTATGTGAAGATATTTATGAATATGAGGATATGACAAGTTTTGTGAAAAGTTTAGAAGCGTTATTACTATAA